One Alkalicoccus halolimnae DNA segment encodes these proteins:
- a CDS encoding iron-containing alcohol dehydrogenase: MAFPFISPIRIEAGENALERVPSLLEKYSAEKILVFADPGVVSAGIASKLTDLLDREGYDYYLYDALEPEPPVAVGDAAADAVRSEKADLVIGIGGGSSLDIAKAAAVMQGNEGSLANYLNLSGNRAFHSKGVPKILIPTTAGTGAEITDIAVFSLEQTKDVLTHEYLLADAAIIDPALTYTVPPKVTAATGVDALTHAVEALISVNATPLTDALAMEAIRRISGSLRTAVAEGENKKARDDMAWGSMIAGLSFYNAGVSGVHALAYPLGGMFKVPHGEANAVLLPYIFDFIWPHALPKMKMMADALGVLEIEASDEEAAKAAVRELRDIVKDVEIPPTLKEFGVKENDLDKLAEAALGQKRLLARSPKEYSLEDIRGRYEAALNGTLNITSK, from the coding sequence ATGGCTTTTCCTTTTATTTCACCAATAAGAATTGAAGCAGGAGAAAATGCACTGGAAAGAGTACCTTCTCTGCTTGAAAAATATTCTGCTGAAAAGATACTTGTGTTTGCAGATCCCGGCGTTGTATCAGCTGGGATAGCCTCAAAACTGACGGACCTGCTGGATAGGGAAGGATACGATTATTACCTTTATGACGCATTGGAGCCTGAACCTCCTGTTGCGGTAGGGGATGCAGCAGCAGATGCAGTGAGGTCTGAAAAAGCGGATCTCGTCATTGGAATTGGAGGCGGAAGCTCGCTTGATATAGCTAAAGCCGCAGCTGTGATGCAGGGAAATGAAGGCTCGCTGGCGAATTATTTGAATCTCAGCGGGAATCGGGCTTTTCATAGTAAAGGAGTTCCCAAAATATTAATTCCTACGACAGCAGGAACCGGAGCAGAAATTACAGATATTGCTGTCTTTTCTCTGGAGCAGACGAAAGATGTACTAACACATGAATACCTGCTTGCAGATGCAGCGATAATTGATCCGGCATTAACTTATACAGTTCCCCCGAAAGTTACTGCTGCGACAGGGGTGGATGCTTTAACCCACGCCGTCGAAGCCTTAATATCAGTGAATGCGACGCCGCTGACAGATGCTCTGGCTATGGAAGCCATCCGGCGCATATCCGGCAGTCTGCGGACGGCTGTAGCGGAGGGTGAGAATAAAAAAGCACGCGACGATATGGCATGGGGAAGTATGATAGCCGGATTGAGCTTTTATAACGCAGGAGTCTCCGGAGTTCATGCTCTTGCGTATCCACTTGGAGGAATGTTCAAAGTGCCGCACGGGGAAGCGAATGCCGTTCTGCTTCCGTATATATTTGATTTTATCTGGCCGCATGCTCTTCCGAAAATGAAGATGATGGCAGACGCTCTCGGTGTCCTGGAAATTGAAGCTTCAGATGAAGAAGCTGCAAAAGCAGCGGTGAGAGAACTTCGTGATATTGTAAAGGATGTGGAAATTCCTCCTACGCTGAAAGAATTTGGAGTAAAGGAGAATGATCTCGACAAACTTGCAGAAGCTGCACTCGGTCAAAAACGGTTACTCGCGAGAAGTCCTAAAGAATATTCTCTGGAAGACATCCGCGGGCGGTACGAAGCTGCTCTGAATGGAACCCTTAATATTACAAGCAAATAG
- a CDS encoding S41 family peptidase — protein sequence MLNIFEDIVHIMHHDYAGWNDKAGWDNPEYFRRIIKERQSRGNLDAAEFIELIDDYLLDFQDKHLHFYMERAEVTDPGFRVREYGDELFITEAAEAAVSPGMKVISAEGLPLKELKQKHARQFTENHPERENWLPVLAQYKWVEAEDKRGKADRIPIERFPRSYRAQHTLTRIDEKTCLLTLTDFKSPDTIFKLIQDHEVLLKQTENLIIDVRVNHGGSSGSFEPLFPFIMPPSGVDLANNHEKMHFNCTIANAERQGIFLRRHAEAWKHEKARKFAEIFLKEWENKKGHGFVEFDFSELAENKIVKGRHYPERVIVLSDVTCGSAGDAFVELCKKSPKVTVMGRATLGLNDYGNLTAAYWEGGFCLLYATSRLSRVDKGKGMAGRGVPPDVYIPWTPQHIKEDIDMKNALESLYASKNG from the coding sequence GTGCTCAATATCTTCGAAGATATCGTACATATAATGCATCATGACTATGCGGGCTGGAACGATAAAGCCGGCTGGGACAACCCTGAATATTTCCGCCGGATCATAAAGGAAAGACAGAGCAGAGGAAATCTGGATGCTGCAGAATTTATTGAATTAATTGATGATTATCTGCTGGATTTTCAGGATAAGCATCTGCATTTTTATATGGAACGGGCGGAAGTTACCGATCCGGGATTCCGTGTACGGGAATATGGAGACGAACTGTTTATTACGGAAGCTGCCGAAGCTGCTGTTTCACCCGGGATGAAAGTAATTTCGGCTGAAGGCCTTCCGTTAAAAGAGCTGAAACAGAAGCATGCGCGGCAGTTTACAGAAAATCATCCGGAACGGGAGAACTGGCTCCCTGTTCTTGCTCAGTATAAATGGGTGGAAGCAGAGGATAAGAGAGGGAAGGCTGATAGAATACCTATTGAACGCTTTCCGCGGTCCTATCGTGCGCAGCATACGTTGACACGGATTGATGAAAAGACGTGTCTGCTGACGCTGACTGATTTTAAATCTCCAGATACCATCTTTAAACTGATCCAGGATCACGAGGTCCTGCTGAAACAGACAGAGAACCTGATTATTGATGTGCGTGTTAACCACGGGGGCAGCAGCGGAAGCTTTGAACCGCTTTTCCCTTTTATTATGCCGCCGTCCGGGGTCGATCTCGCCAACAATCATGAAAAGATGCATTTCAACTGTACAATAGCCAATGCTGAACGGCAGGGTATTTTTCTCCGCAGACATGCAGAAGCATGGAAACACGAGAAAGCCCGGAAGTTTGCTGAGATATTTTTAAAAGAGTGGGAAAATAAAAAAGGACACGGATTTGTGGAATTTGATTTTTCTGAGCTGGCCGAAAATAAAATAGTGAAAGGGAGACATTATCCGGAGCGGGTGATTGTTTTATCAGATGTCACATGCGGCAGTGCTGGGGATGCTTTCGTTGAGCTTTGTAAAAAATCTCCGAAAGTGACGGTCATGGGGCGCGCAACTCTCGGATTAAACGACTATGGGAACCTTACCGCTGCCTACTGGGAAGGCGGATTCTGTCTGCTTTATGCAACTTCCAGGCTTTCCCGGGTGGATAAGGGAAAAGGAATGGCAGGCAGAGGAGTGCCTCCTGACGTTTATATTCCGTGGACACCGCAGCATATTAAAGAAGATATTGATATGAAAAATGCTCTTGAATCCCTGTATGCTTCCAAAAACGGATAA
- a CDS encoding YihY/virulence factor BrkB family protein, whose translation MKKWIDYGKALGKEFSNDNAPLLAAAQAYYYMLSLVPMLILVLAIIPYLNLDTNTVLDTLTGMMPGELANVFEDQIVSILTEQRGGLLTFGIIGTIWSASNGMNAFIKAQNEAYDVKVDRSFVKARLVSIALTLGLILALIVALLLPVFGNALISFFQSTGLMPPGTEILFQVLRWVVSIIVIAGVFAALYHFAPNTTIPFKSSIPGALFATLALQLTSLGFSFYLSNFGNYSETYGSLGGIIILMLWLFLIGLILVVGGELNAIIHRRKRGIKSATDE comes from the coding sequence ATGAAGAAATGGATTGATTACGGGAAAGCGCTGGGGAAGGAATTCTCCAACGATAATGCTCCCTTACTTGCGGCCGCTCAGGCCTATTATTATATGCTTTCGCTCGTCCCAATGCTCATATTGGTATTAGCGATAATTCCATACTTAAATCTTGACACTAATACAGTGCTTGATACGCTGACCGGTATGATGCCCGGAGAGCTGGCTAATGTTTTTGAGGATCAGATTGTCAGTATTCTTACGGAGCAGCGGGGCGGATTACTTACTTTTGGTATTATCGGGACGATCTGGTCAGCTTCCAATGGGATGAATGCGTTTATTAAAGCGCAGAACGAAGCTTACGATGTGAAAGTGGACCGGTCTTTTGTTAAGGCGCGTCTTGTCTCTATTGCCCTGACTCTTGGATTGATTCTTGCTCTTATAGTAGCACTTTTACTGCCCGTTTTTGGAAATGCACTCATCAGCTTTTTCCAGTCAACAGGACTTATGCCTCCTGGCACGGAGATCTTATTCCAGGTACTGCGCTGGGTGGTCAGTATTATCGTCATTGCCGGTGTATTCGCTGCCTTATACCATTTTGCACCGAATACTACTATTCCGTTTAAATCTTCCATTCCCGGAGCGTTATTTGCGACGCTCGCTCTCCAGCTGACTTCACTCGGATTTTCTTTTTATCTGAGTAACTTCGGCAACTATTCGGAAACATACGGAAGTCTTGGCGGGATTATCATTCTTATGCTTTGGCTTTTCCTTATCGGTCTCATTCTCGTGGTAGGCGGCGAATTGAATGCGATTATCCACCGCAGAAAGCGTGGAATCAAGTCAGCCACTGATGAATAA